The segment CCTTTTCCATTtgcaagtatttttaataatggTATTGGTACTCTGTGGCATTTTGTACTTTCAGTGTTTTATAAATGTGATTAGCTGGTCCTCACAGCTCTCCTGGGAAGACATGTAATCATTATTTGACATCATAATGAAATTATTACTTTGCCTTTGACGGAAGTTCTCTGTTTCTCTGGAAACTGTCAAATCATCACTAGCAGAGATTACTCATCCAAGCACCTTTAGAGATCAGACAgctactgctgcttcctccctcTGCAGTACAGCAGACTGTACCAAATGCCAGCTGTCTTTCCATCCATGGGATTTATCCTGGGAAGCTGCCCTTGTGCTGCGTCCTGTTCACATCAAATGTTAGATTGTAATAGTGTGTAGGAATGTGCTACCAATATAACCCacgtatttttatttaaagagcaAAATGCAGTGAAAGCTGCTTGAGCCACCAGTTAAATCAGCCTTCTTTTGCTCAAGATGTTGCAATAAAGTTTTCTGAaacctcagcacagctctactGTGCCTTCAGTTAAAAGCCTGAGCGAGCAAATTGTTCAGGCTGTGACATGTAAACGTTTCCAGGACATTAAATGCAAATGTTTGTTTGTCAAGAGGACCAACTGCTTCTTTTTAtgcagaaacatatttttttattgaattttCATTGTCCTTATCCTTGTCCTTTGCAGCACAAATATTTAGTGTTTGACAGTGGGTTGACAGTCTTGTGGATGCCTTTTAAGATGTCTTTGCTGGTAAAGAAGAGAAAGATGTGGTGTTACAACCTTGCCATTAATACATATGTTTATAATTCTGCATGGTTTGAAACCCAGCATGAAAGAAGTCTCTGAAAAGCGTGAAGatcttctgtattttcatcCTGGAAAAGAGCTGTAAAATAGCTTTTAGTGCAACTAAAGGCAAAAATGTTCCATCAGAgaaaccttttcttcttttgttgaTGTTAAAGAGAGCATGTTGCTTTCAGGATTGTTtgaataccaaaaaaaaatgggggaaaaaagctgaaTTTGTGCATTTTTTGCATTGTTCAGATAGCTTGGCATGGAAGCTCTTCTACATGGCTGGGTGTTTCTTTGTGGCAGCCCAGAATCTGGAGCAGTGGGAGGTAAGATGCTGCACTCAGGAAATGAGGATCTGTGAGTAGGAAGCAGTTGGCAGATGCTGATTCCAGCAGCCCCACGCACTTGCTCAGTCCAAACAGACAAGTTATGCTTTTGGTTTTGAGGAAACCCTCTGGGTTGCTATACTGGGACTAGAATTAGGACAGTAATTCTTTGACTATTCATGCATGAAAATGTGAAGCTAAACATGTGGCTATTTTTGAGGGAAGACTTGGCCCAGAATGTTCTCTCTTATATAAAAGAGGGAGGATGACCAGGGCATTCACCTGCACAACATGGTTTTGAACTTAGCCTTCAAGCTAGTGACAAATGAACCACTAAATAAGGGAGTTCTAACCTTCCAGGCTGatcagtttttttcctctgggacAAGCTTGTTTAGAACTGTGTGGATGTTGATTTGAGAGCAATAAGCCAGCTTGTCACCCTGCTGACCTGAGTTGTGTTAGAATGAGCAACTCACCTAAAGAGAACGAGATCCTCTTTTTTCATTGACTGTCAGAGATAATTGAGGTCTGTGTAGGCTTGGCCCATAGAGCACAGCACTGGAATGTCAAATTCACCAGAAGTGAAAATTATAGGAGTTACAAGTTAGTGTTCAAATTTGACTCCAGGCAAAGTGTTTATTATGTGAGGAATGTAGCAAGAGGGACAATGAACCCACTTTTAACTCCCTTCTAGAAGTCACACAAGAGATATGGTAAAGTGTCTGTTAAAACCCAGAACAAGACTGTGATTTTCACAGTCTAGTAAGAGATGATGTCTTTAAACTAGCTGTGTATTTTTCTGttaccaaaattattttcccaaataactctttttattttactttgaagCACAGCTAGTGATGGTGTTtccaaaaaaataatcttagtttttatttttcaattttacaGGAAGCTGTATTTGATAAGAACAAGGGAACAATCTGCCTAAAAACATTCAATCTCTACAAAAAAATACTGACCTTGTCAAAAGGAGGGAATGATCAAGGTGAGAAAGCAGCATCTGTGGTAGAAAAtgtgctgagcagcagaagaGATGGATATGTGCCCATTTATTAGCTTCTCTGGAGTTCTGTACTCAAATTAAGTCACATCTGCTTTGTTCCCAAGCAGCAGATGTAACAATCTGCCTCTCCGGGCCCAAATGCTTTTTCTCAGTGTGCTGAATGCATCTTGTTAATTATTTTGATCCAAGGTAAGTAGGCCTACACATTGCTTTCCATAATAATCTTAGCCGTTCCTTTGGGATGTTAATGTGTTTACCTTGCTCTTGGCTAACCTGCTTGGCAGCTGGGACTGATGGAAAAACTTCAATTTTGGATCCAGCAGTTGAGATTCCTGTAATCTCATCTGCTTTGGGGAGCAGGCAAAGGTTTAGATGCCGTATGCAAGCAGGCATGTTACATCCTGCAGATATAGAGTATGCATTTAAAGCAGCCTGTTCAGGAGGCTCACTTTAATGCAGCATCTGATGTCCTATGGGCTTCCTGTTGGATTAACTGAAGTTGCAGTATAGTCTGTGAGTTGGTTGAGTCACAGTGAGTTGGTGAGTTTGCTCTATTGCAAACTGGGATCTTTTATTCTGTTGCAGAAGTAGGATCTTCTTCCATGTCAGagtttttgttttacttcctGATGTAAATAGAACTAGCTCTCAATAGAACTAGCTCTCAATAAGCTCAGAAGAGTGGCCAAATTTGGAATGACCTTAAGCTGAACTGGTTTTTAAAGAGTTCATTTTTGAGATGGAAGATAAAGATGTGGAGAGAAGGATGTTTAATGTTTCATAACTTTCCTTTGGGATACATGTTTACAAAGGAGAGCTGAAGATACCTCTTCCTCTTTGATAATATCGGTTTAGGTTCCATTCATGTGAGGATGCAGAGATCAGCTGATGCTCTGAGCAGTtgattatttcagtatttgttcAGTCTCAGTAAGGTGAACACCTGTTGCCTACTCGATATAGAAACACAGTTAAAACTGCCATTAAAGCAGGTGGGAAACACAAGTGATAACGGGTTAAGTGCCCGGCTGGCTGTGTCTTTTTCCTCGGGGCCTCTCCCAGCTATAAGGTGCTGCAGTCACACCCTGTGCACGTTTCTTCTTCCTGAGCAGCTCATGCAGGACTTGCCCTGGCTGGGATCAGAGCAGCGGTGGCCAAGAGCAGGGTCCCTGTCACCCTGCGAGCGCGGCGGTGCAGAGGGTGTGCAGTCGTGCTGACAGCTGCCTTGTGTCGCCCGTGTCCGCAGTGGTGGCTGTGCTGAGCGAGATCCGCGATGTGAACGTGGAGGAGGAGGCCGTGCGCTATTTCGGGAAGGGTTACCTGGTCGTGCTGCGCTTCGTCACTGGATTCTCACACCCGCTCACCCAGAGCGCCGTGCTGGGCTGCAGAAGGTGCCGTGTGGGCTTGTTCAAATGACAGTGTGTAACCTGGGAACTGCCAGTCGTGGGGGTCGGTAATTTCCAACTGTCATAACCAAGCTCGGTTTTCAGATGGTATGAGCTTGTGTTGAAACTTTTAAACCCCGTGTTTTTGTTTACAGACCTTTGGGTAACGCCATCTATCAGGATCACGTTTTGATATCTAGGATCCCTTTAGTGCTGCGTGTCTGCTGGAGTTGCCCTCCTGAGCTATGCAGTGGCAGAGGGGATTAATTCTACTTTGCAAACATTTGGTGTATTAGTTAGCACAAAATTTATCTTAAGCAGGGACCGGGGAGAGGACTGATGTAGAGGGAATGGCTTGTTGTGGCATGCTCTAGGCAGTTATTCTCAGGAATTAGCATGCCTGCTCTTTTCTTGTCGGCACCACAGTTCCACTAACTCTTcccttgtttcttcttttccacaGTGATGTGGAAGCAGTTGCCAGACTCATAACGAGTTTTCTGGAACTGGACAGAGTAGAGACCCCacaagatttctcccagagcagtgAAACAGAGGCAAGTGATGCAGATGAACCACAGGTTAAATACTGAGAGTCGTTGTGAGCTGAAGCAAGCAGAGGTGTTCACTCATCGGGAGAATATTCTGATTGctcttcaggaaaagaaatccccCACAACCTTGACCTGGGCATTTCTCAACGTGTGCATTTACAATGGGTGGAATCTGTCTTAGGGCACATTGTTTAGTGCTAAAGTGCTTCAAGACCCTGCATGTGGACACTGCTGGCTTTTGAACTTCGTCAGCTCATCAAACTTGTCTAGGAATAGTTATTTATTAATGAATTGGTTTGAAATAATCGCTTTTCCATTAATGAAGATACATATGTGAACTTCTGCTTACTGCAAACATTTGCTGCAGGTACAGTATATGCAATGTAGAAGAGATGAATTTGTAACTCATAACACAATATTTTGaggtttctcttttaaaatatgcaattgGAAGATGCAGGGTAGTGGCACTTTTATGTTCTCTACTACTGACTTGCCATTGGATATCTGTGGAGATTATAAAGTCTGATTGCTTCTTTTGGAATTCTAAACATCAGGTTAATCAGCCTATAATAGTGTCTTAACTTATCTCAGACTCACCAAGGAGCCAtaaatagcaaagaaaaaatgATCATGATGAAATATCTTTGGGATGTTCTACCTTAATCCTGTTCTGCTTAACTGCTGGGCAGGACAGAACAATCTTTTTCTAGACCTCAGTGTTTACTATTTAAACTGTATATTTAGAAAGGAAGGAGGGACATGTGTAACTTTAGGTGGGAAAAGACTGTTGTCAAACAAGGTGGCAGGAGTATTTCCTCACTTGAAATGATAAGGAAGTGCTAAATAATAACTTTTTTAAGGTAGCTGGCATAGATTAAATGTTTGACTCGTACCTGTGTTTTACTCAGGTGTGTGGTGTCCTCTCTTCTGACCAATGgtttcacaaatatttaaagcaaaatttttttCAAGGTATTTCTAAAGTAAAAGCTACCTCTGTTAGTCAACATATTCTGTCTAGGACTAGAACTCCATCATGCTTACGTTAACGTGTCAGTACaagaaaaaattgtaaaaagCTGCAAGTTCCTTCAGCATGCTGTAGCTGCTTGTACTTAAGTTCAGTAGGTTTTATTTAGGAATCTTATGGTCTTTGGATCtgatttagaaaatatttccacagTTACATCTAGGAGATCTGAACAGGGTACAAGGTAACTGTGTTGTCTGTTTTCATGGTTGGCCAGCAGCAAATGTCTCCTGGCAGCAGTTTCTTCAGGATTTAAAAGATCCTGTGTTCTTGTTTCCAATCACTCTACCTCCACAGAGAGAAGGCTCTGAAAAGTTCTTGGTAGAAGCCCCATACTGTTTGTGTTCCAGTTTGGTCTGAAACTGAGCACCTGCTCATCAAAGAACAGATTTCCCTTCCAGCATTCAGACCTGGGGTGTGAGCTGAGAGGCAGAGGCTGGTGCTGACAGTGAAGGTACTcacactgcagcagggacatggCTGTTGATGTAGCttgcctgcagcacagagctaggtctgttttctttaaataagaTAAAAAACTTGTAATCACATCAGGTATCAGTACAGACCTCTGCCAATACATGTTCCTGAAAGTCCTCTGAGTTATTGGGATAATCATGGGGCTTTCAGTGCCTACCCCATACCACTGGAACTAGGAAGCTGCTGTGTAGGAATGTGGGAAAATTAGGTTGCAGGCAATTAGCTAAATTTGCCTTTATTCTGAAGCATGGCTGTAAGCTAAGTATAATCATCAAAcctgtttaaaaaatactgcaggGTGTAACACTTTGTAGAGCTCCTCATTTAAATCCACTGTAATGTATACCCCAGGTGATGCTCATTTTAGAGAGAGGAGAACGAGATTGGAGATTTggagaacatttttcttttttttccccacagtgtAAAATGAGAATGGTGAGTGTTCTAAGGAGTTTGCAGTAGGAAGTACTTCCTAGAGTATGTAGTGGTACAGTGTAAGCACAAGGGCTCAGCCTGTGGTAGCTGCTGCTTTGTATCATGGATATTCAGAGGGCATTCATGGTGTGCATTGCACTTACTCT is part of the Cinclus cinclus chromosome 20, bCinCin1.1, whole genome shotgun sequence genome and harbors:
- the LOC134052187 gene encoding cytochrome b-245 chaperone 1 isoform X2; translation: MYMLVEKRTNSHLHLKRSPGIRSWSLCVASIGLAAAYYSADSLAWKLFYMAGCFFVAAQNLEQWEEAVFDKNKGTICLKTFNLYKKILTLSKGGNDQVVAVLSEIRDVNVEEEAVRYFGKGYLVVLRFVTGFSHPLTQSAVLGCRSDVEAVARLITSFLELDRVETPQDFSQSSETEASDADEPQVKY
- the LOC134052187 gene encoding cytochrome b-245 chaperone 1 isoform X1, whose product is MYMLVEKRTNSHLHLKRSPGIRSWSLCVGIASIGLAAAYYSADSLAWKLFYMAGCFFVAAQNLEQWEEAVFDKNKGTICLKTFNLYKKILTLSKGGNDQVVAVLSEIRDVNVEEEAVRYFGKGYLVVLRFVTGFSHPLTQSAVLGCRSDVEAVARLITSFLELDRVETPQDFSQSSETEASDADEPQVKY
- the LOC134052187 gene encoding cytochrome b-245 chaperone 1 isoform X3, coding for MYMLVEKRTNSHLHLKRSPGIRSWSLCVDSLAWKLFYMAGCFFVAAQNLEQWEEAVFDKNKGTICLKTFNLYKKILTLSKGGNDQVVAVLSEIRDVNVEEEAVRYFGKGYLVVLRFVTGFSHPLTQSAVLGCRSDVEAVARLITSFLELDRVETPQDFSQSSETEASDADEPQVKY